Proteins from a single region of Paraburkholderia sp. PGU19:
- a CDS encoding peptide ABC transporter substrate-binding protein, with protein MKTPFVYTTALAALVLTFQQHASAVTVPSGATLAASQELTRQVPAETESLDPAHIESWTGNTIGLDLFEGLTRIDASGAIVPGVAQSWTRTAPDTWVFKLRHDAKWSNGQPVTAADFVYAWQRVVDPKTGSKYTVLVEFVKNAKEIIAGKALVTSLGARAVDPYTLEVKTDVPAAFFPQLTAMATMAPVDKAVVTKFGNDWTRPANFVGNGAFALTDWQPNNRLVINKNGNYWNAPKVAISKVTYLPIESDETAMRMYQAGQFDYTYTIPSGIYNQVDKQFGTQLQKGLQIATYYYSLNNDDPVFKDKRVRQALSMVVDRELLTSKLTSSGELPMYGLISKGTEGAAVFKPEWASWPMAKRVEYARNLLKEAGYSDAKPLTFTFTYNTNDLHKKVALFVTSEWRTKLGVTAKLENVEYKVLLKQRHDGKVQASRDGWFVDYNDAMSYFDLIRCGSVQNDQHYCNPKVDALIDQANQQTDDKQRTALLSQAHDLAMNDYPMIPLFQYSAARLVKPYVGGYASTNYLDMRASQDLYLLKH; from the coding sequence ATGAAAACACCGTTCGTTTACACGACGGCGCTGGCCGCGCTCGTCCTCACATTTCAGCAACACGCATCGGCCGTCACGGTCCCGTCGGGCGCCACGCTCGCCGCGAGCCAGGAACTGACCCGTCAGGTTCCCGCCGAAACCGAATCGCTCGACCCCGCGCACATCGAATCGTGGACGGGCAACACGATCGGCCTCGATCTGTTCGAAGGCTTGACGCGCATCGACGCATCGGGCGCGATCGTGCCCGGCGTCGCGCAGTCGTGGACGCGCACCGCGCCCGACACGTGGGTCTTCAAGCTGCGTCACGATGCGAAGTGGAGCAACGGCCAGCCCGTCACGGCAGCGGACTTCGTGTATGCGTGGCAGCGCGTCGTCGATCCGAAGACGGGTTCGAAGTACACGGTGCTCGTCGAGTTCGTGAAGAACGCGAAGGAGATCATCGCGGGCAAGGCGCTCGTCACGAGCCTCGGCGCGCGCGCCGTCGATCCGTACACGCTCGAAGTGAAGACCGACGTGCCCGCTGCATTCTTCCCGCAACTGACTGCGATGGCGACGATGGCCCCCGTCGACAAGGCAGTCGTGACCAAATTCGGCAACGACTGGACGCGCCCGGCGAATTTCGTCGGCAACGGCGCGTTTGCGCTGACCGACTGGCAGCCGAACAACCGCCTCGTCATCAACAAGAACGGCAACTACTGGAACGCGCCGAAGGTCGCGATCTCGAAGGTCACGTATCTGCCTATCGAAAGCGACGAAACGGCCATGCGCATGTACCAGGCCGGGCAGTTCGACTACACGTACACGATTCCGTCGGGCATCTACAACCAGGTCGACAAGCAGTTCGGCACGCAGTTGCAAAAGGGCCTGCAGATCGCAACGTATTACTACAGCCTCAATAACGACGACCCCGTCTTCAAGGACAAGCGCGTGCGCCAGGCGCTGTCGATGGTGGTCGATCGCGAGTTGCTGACGTCGAAGCTCACGTCGAGCGGCGAACTGCCGATGTACGGCCTGATCTCGAAAGGCACGGAAGGCGCCGCCGTCTTCAAGCCGGAGTGGGCATCATGGCCGATGGCAAAGCGCGTCGAATACGCACGCAACCTGCTGAAGGAAGCCGGCTACTCGGATGCGAAGCCGCTGACGTTCACCTTCACGTACAACACGAACGACCTGCACAAGAAGGTTGCCCTCTTCGTCACGTCCGAATGGCGCACCAAGCTCGGCGTCACCGCGAAGCTGGAGAACGTCGAGTACAAGGTGCTGCTCAAGCAGCGTCACGACGGCAAGGTGCAGGCATCGCGCGACGGCTGGTTCGTCGACTACAACGACGCGATGTCGTATTTCGACCTGATCCGCTGCGGCAGCGTGCAGAACGACCAGCACTACTGCAACCCGAAGGTCGACGCGCTGATCGATCAGGCCAACCAGCAGACCGATGACAAGCAGCGCACGGCCCTGCTCTCGCAGGCGCATGACCTCGCGATGAACGACTATCCGATGATCCCGCTGTTCCAGTACTCGGCGGCGCGTCTGGTGAAGCCGTACGTCGGTGGTTATGCATCGACCAACTATCTCGACATGCGCGCGTCGCAAGACCTGTACTTGCTCAAGCACTAA
- a CDS encoding ABC transporter permease subunit: MLAYTLRRTLWAIPTILAVITACYLLLHLTPGGPFDTEKHLSEATLANLNARYHLDEPLWKQYLHYLWALLHGDLGLSFRYTDWSVTDLVLKALPVSLGVGGVSVPIAVVIGVTLGTVAAVRRDSMIDHAVMVLGNIGNVVPPFVLGPLLVWVFAILLKTADGHGWLPAGGWGEGEWRYRVLPIALLTIINVALIARVMRGSMIEVLSGNFIRTARAKGLPARTIVLRHAMKPALMPVVSLLGSVCISSITAAVVTESVFALPGIGQLVVNGAINRDYTLVLGLVVLTTAVAVLFNLLVDLAYAWLDPRIRY, translated from the coding sequence ATGCTTGCATACACGTTGCGCCGCACGCTGTGGGCGATCCCGACGATACTCGCCGTGATCACCGCATGCTATCTGCTGCTGCATCTCACACCGGGCGGCCCGTTCGATACCGAGAAGCATCTGTCGGAGGCCACGCTCGCGAACCTGAACGCGCGCTATCACCTCGACGAGCCGCTGTGGAAGCAGTATCTGCACTATCTGTGGGCACTGCTGCACGGTGACCTCGGCCTGTCGTTCCGCTACACCGACTGGTCCGTCACCGATCTCGTGTTGAAGGCGCTGCCCGTGAGTCTCGGCGTCGGCGGCGTGTCGGTGCCGATCGCCGTGGTGATCGGCGTCACGCTCGGCACGGTTGCCGCCGTGCGCCGCGATAGCATGATCGATCACGCGGTGATGGTGCTCGGCAATATCGGCAACGTCGTGCCGCCGTTCGTGCTCGGCCCGCTGCTGGTGTGGGTGTTCGCCATTCTGCTCAAGACCGCGGACGGCCACGGCTGGCTGCCCGCGGGCGGTTGGGGCGAAGGCGAGTGGCGCTATCGCGTGCTGCCCATCGCGCTTCTGACGATCATCAACGTCGCGCTGATCGCCCGCGTGATGCGCGGCAGCATGATCGAAGTACTGTCGGGCAACTTCATCCGCACCGCGCGGGCGAAGGGTCTGCCCGCGCGCACGATCGTCCTGCGCCACGCCATGAAGCCCGCGCTGATGCCGGTCGTGTCGCTGCTCGGCTCGGTGTGCATTTCGTCGATCACGGCGGCTGTCGTCACGGAATCCGTGTTCGCACTGCCGGGTATCGGCCAGCTCGTCGTCAACGGCGCGATCAACCGCGACTACACGCTGGTGCTCGGCCTCGTCGTGCTGACGACAGCCGTCGCCGTCCTGTTCAACCTGCTCGTCGACCTTGCGTACGCATGGCTCGATCCGCGTATCCGCTATTGA
- a CDS encoding ABC transporter permease subunit encodes MPPVSLTVVDAPPSRSPLATAARRFVRNRAAFVALLLLAVIMLACFVGPLLSPNNAIDSDWSAISLAPTFDNMHWFGTDELGRDLLVRTLVGGRVSLEVGLLGTLVSGLIGVAWGATAGYLGGRVDAVMMRIVDMMYAIPYMLIAILMMTLFGRAFYLVVLTISAFSWLDMARVVRGQTLSLRSREFIDAAKAIGVDSRSIITRHIVPNLIGVVVVYATVTVPGIVLTESVLSFLGLGVQEPMTSWGVLIQDGAQKLESTPWLLLCPALMLCATLYAVSFVGDGLRDALDPKDR; translated from the coding sequence ATGCCACCTGTTTCATTGACCGTCGTCGACGCGCCGCCTTCGCGCAGCCCGCTGGCGACGGCCGCGCGCCGCTTCGTGCGCAATCGCGCGGCGTTCGTCGCGCTGCTGCTGCTCGCCGTCATCATGCTCGCGTGCTTCGTCGGGCCGCTGCTATCGCCGAACAATGCGATCGACAGCGACTGGTCCGCGATCAGCCTCGCGCCCACATTCGACAACATGCACTGGTTCGGCACCGATGAACTCGGCCGCGACCTGCTGGTGCGCACGCTGGTCGGCGGGCGCGTGTCGCTCGAAGTCGGTTTGCTCGGCACGCTCGTGTCGGGGCTGATCGGCGTCGCGTGGGGCGCGACGGCGGGCTATCTGGGCGGACGTGTCGATGCCGTGATGATGCGCATCGTCGACATGATGTACGCGATCCCCTACATGCTGATCGCGATCCTGATGATGACGCTCTTTGGCCGCGCGTTCTATCTGGTCGTGCTGACCATCAGCGCCTTTTCGTGGCTCGACATGGCGCGCGTCGTGCGCGGTCAAACGTTGTCGTTGCGCTCGCGTGAATTCATCGACGCAGCCAAGGCAATCGGCGTCGACTCGCGTTCGATCATCACGCGCCATATCGTGCCGAACCTGATCGGCGTGGTGGTCGTCTATGCGACGGTCACGGTGCCAGGCATCGTGCTGACGGAATCGGTGCTGTCGTTTCTCGGCCTCGGCGTGCAGGAACCGATGACGAGCTGGGGCGTGCTGATCCAGGACGGCGCGCAGAAGCTCGAATCGACGCCGTGGCTGCTACTGTGCCCTGCCCTCATGCTGTGCGCGACGCTCTATGCCGTGAGCTTCGTCGGCGACGGCCTGCGCGATGCACTCGATCCGAAGGACCGCTGA
- a CDS encoding oligopeptide/dipeptide ABC transporter ATP-binding protein — translation MALLEVKDLSVRFARRDGAPVDAVQRVSFSLDKGKTLGIVGESGSGKSQTVMALLGLLAKNGKVSGEALYNGANLLTMNDAALNRIRGDRIGMIFQDPMTSLNPFLTIERQMTETLQLHRKLSRREAKQRAIETLERVRIPDAARRIGMYPHEFSGGMRQRVMIAMALLSEPEILIADEPTTALDVTVQAQIIELLRELNRERGTAIILITHDMGVVAGLCDDVMVMYAGQTVEQAPAQQLFAAPTHPYTIGLLNALPRLTDDDDQPLQTIPGNPPLPGMATQGCAFAPRCTYAEERCRATRPALEPIEGEVHALRACHRPVQAIAEVL, via the coding sequence ATGGCACTACTCGAAGTCAAAGATTTAAGCGTGCGTTTCGCGCGCCGCGACGGTGCGCCCGTCGACGCCGTGCAACGCGTGTCGTTCTCGCTCGATAAAGGCAAGACGCTCGGCATCGTGGGCGAATCCGGCTCGGGCAAAAGCCAGACCGTGATGGCGCTGCTCGGCCTGCTCGCGAAGAACGGCAAGGTCAGCGGTGAAGCGCTCTACAACGGCGCCAACCTGCTGACGATGAACGACGCCGCGCTCAACCGCATTCGCGGCGACCGCATCGGCATGATCTTTCAGGACCCGATGACGTCGCTCAATCCGTTCCTGACGATCGAGCGGCAGATGACGGAGACGCTGCAACTGCATCGCAAGCTGTCGCGCCGCGAGGCGAAGCAGCGCGCGATCGAAACGCTCGAACGCGTGCGTATTCCCGATGCGGCGCGCCGTATCGGCATGTATCCGCATGAGTTCTCGGGCGGCATGCGCCAGCGCGTGATGATCGCGATGGCGCTGTTGTCGGAACCCGAAATCCTGATCGCCGATGAACCGACCACGGCGCTCGACGTCACCGTGCAGGCACAGATCATCGAACTGCTGCGCGAGCTGAACCGCGAGCGCGGCACCGCGATCATCCTGATCACGCACGACATGGGCGTCGTGGCGGGTCTGTGCGACGACGTGATGGTGATGTACGCGGGGCAAACCGTCGAACAGGCGCCCGCGCAGCAACTGTTCGCCGCGCCGACGCATCCGTACACGATCGGCCTGCTGAACGCGCTGCCGCGGCTTACCGACGACGACGACCAGCCGCTGCAGACCATTCCGGGCAATCCGCCGTTGCCGGGCATGGCGACGCAAGGCTGTGCGTTCGCACCGCGCTGCACGTACGCCGAAGAGCGATGCCGCGCGACGCGTCCGGCGCTCGAACCGATCGAAGGCGAGGTCCATGCGCTGCGCGCGTGCCATCGTCCCGTCCAGGCTATCGCGGAGGTGCTATGA
- a CDS encoding oligopeptide/dipeptide ABC transporter ATP-binding protein, which yields MSAQETLLKVDNLSVHFGIAQGGYPWSKKATLRAVDGVSFDVRRGETVGLVGESGCGKSTLARAIIGLTPVTSGSVQWKGHESVKGASRDTTQIRRDVQMIFQDPLASLDPRMTIEQIVAEPLKTHQPQLGREEIRVRVRTMLERVGLSNHHLRRYPHEFSGGQCQRVGIARALIGEPQLVICDEPVSALDVSIQAQIVNLLRDLQRELSLSLLFVAHDLAVVKAISQRVLVMYLGRVMEFGDKRDVYRQPQHPYTRALLSAVPLPDPAAERARKHVLLRGEIPSPLKPPSGCAFRTRCPDAIDACANERPVTSATGIGHTQVACIRAVMT from the coding sequence ATGAGCGCCCAGGAAACCCTACTCAAGGTCGACAACCTCAGCGTGCATTTCGGCATCGCTCAGGGCGGCTATCCGTGGTCGAAGAAAGCGACGCTGCGTGCCGTCGACGGTGTGTCGTTTGATGTTCGTCGTGGCGAGACGGTGGGCCTCGTCGGAGAATCCGGTTGCGGAAAGTCGACGCTCGCGCGCGCGATCATCGGCCTGACGCCGGTGACTTCGGGCAGCGTGCAATGGAAAGGACACGAGTCGGTAAAAGGCGCGTCACGCGACACCACACAGATTCGCCGCGACGTGCAGATGATCTTTCAGGACCCGCTCGCCTCGCTCGATCCGCGCATGACGATCGAACAGATCGTCGCAGAGCCGCTGAAGACGCATCAGCCGCAACTCGGCCGTGAGGAGATACGCGTACGTGTGCGGACGATGCTCGAACGCGTCGGCTTGAGCAACCATCATCTGCGCCGCTATCCGCACGAATTCTCGGGCGGCCAATGCCAGCGCGTGGGCATCGCGCGTGCGTTGATCGGCGAACCGCAACTGGTGATCTGCGACGAGCCGGTGTCCGCACTCGATGTGTCGATCCAGGCGCAGATCGTCAATCTGCTGCGCGATCTGCAACGCGAACTGTCGCTGTCACTGCTGTTCGTCGCGCACGATCTGGCCGTCGTGAAGGCGATCAGCCAGCGCGTGCTCGTGATGTACCTGGGCCGCGTGATGGAGTTCGGCGACAAGCGCGACGTGTATCGCCAGCCGCAACATCCGTACACGCGAGCGCTGCTGTCGGCCGTGCCGCTGCCCGATCCGGCTGCCGAGCGCGCGCGCAAGCATGTGCTGTTGCGCGGCGAGATTCCGTCGCCGCTCAAGCCGCCTTCGGGCTGCGCGTTCCGCACGCGCTGCCCGGATGCGATCGATGCCTGCGCGAACGAGCGGCCCGTTACGAGCGCAACGGGCATCGGTCATACGCAGGTCGCCTGCATACGCGCCGTCATGACCTGA
- a CDS encoding OprD family outer membrane porin: protein MTTQRSTSGASKFALLAVGLPALTIATAALADDAAAPAVPAAASAAVAQAAPATPAAPTAPAKPKLKHTPNVAEVQPETNNALVNAEADQAVTPPAPLSSQAKSQGLIADSHLNLLFRNYADQFDNEGGPHRHAWVQGMQANFESGYTQGPVGLGFDASLFAALKLDGGNGAGNMVHVAKGGGGSDQLAWAYPGMYDIKGRISETVVKYGLQIVDNNPFMEPHDNRALPPTFLGVSAVSNDIHNVTLQAGSFTKVDPRGHTNLVDLTTSYGGTTFKRLSYFGGNWDYSPNGTVTLYADQAEDVWNQFYAAISHSIGDVNTVKWAGLANIYSTHQTGSALQGHINNNAYSLSLSAQHGPHQVLLGYQQILGDQFFDYVNETNGIYLVNSMDVDYNAPHEKSFQLRYTFDGKYAGLPGFKAMLWGVTGWGADASAGAASNAIGPYTRNGEYVHGTHHEIGFIPSYTLQSGRFKDTKITFIAMYHKSTAHYSDPDNMEYRLVVNVPVKVF, encoded by the coding sequence ATGACAACCCAAAGATCCACATCAGGAGCATCGAAGTTCGCATTGCTGGCAGTGGGCCTGCCAGCACTGACGATCGCCACCGCCGCGCTGGCCGACGACGCAGCCGCGCCTGCCGTACCTGCCGCGGCGAGCGCCGCCGTGGCGCAGGCGGCGCCGGCAACACCAGCGGCACCCACGGCACCAGCCAAACCGAAGCTGAAACACACGCCGAATGTCGCTGAGGTGCAGCCCGAGACCAACAACGCGCTCGTGAACGCCGAAGCCGACCAGGCCGTGACACCGCCCGCGCCGTTGTCGAGCCAGGCGAAGAGCCAAGGCCTGATCGCCGACAGCCATCTGAACCTGCTGTTCCGCAACTACGCCGACCAGTTCGACAACGAAGGCGGACCGCACCGTCACGCGTGGGTTCAGGGCATGCAGGCGAATTTCGAATCGGGCTATACGCAGGGGCCCGTGGGACTCGGCTTCGACGCGTCGCTGTTTGCCGCGCTCAAGCTCGACGGCGGCAACGGCGCGGGCAACATGGTGCACGTGGCGAAGGGCGGCGGCGGCTCCGATCAGCTCGCGTGGGCGTATCCGGGCATGTACGACATCAAGGGGCGCATCTCCGAAACGGTCGTCAAGTATGGCTTGCAGATCGTCGACAACAACCCGTTCATGGAACCGCACGACAACCGCGCGTTGCCGCCGACGTTCCTCGGCGTGTCGGCCGTGAGCAACGATATCCATAACGTCACGCTGCAAGCGGGCAGCTTCACGAAGGTCGACCCGCGCGGCCACACGAACCTCGTTGACCTGACGACATCGTACGGCGGCACGACGTTCAAGCGCCTGTCCTACTTCGGCGGCAACTGGGACTATTCGCCCAACGGCACGGTCACGCTGTACGCGGACCAGGCGGAAGACGTGTGGAATCAGTTCTACGCGGCGATCTCACATTCGATCGGCGATGTGAACACTGTCAAGTGGGCGGGTCTCGCGAACATCTACTCGACGCATCAGACGGGTTCGGCGCTGCAAGGGCATATCAACAACAATGCGTATAGCCTGTCGCTGTCGGCGCAGCATGGTCCGCATCAGGTGTTGCTCGGGTATCAACAGATTCTTGGCGACCAGTTCTTCGATTACGTGAACGAGACCAATGGTATCTATCTCGTGAACTCGATGGACGTCGACTACAACGCGCCGCATGAAAAGTCGTTCCAGCTGCGGTATACGTTTGATGGCAAGTATGCCGGCTTGCCTGGCTTCAAGGCGATGCTGTGGGGCGTGACGGGCTGGGGCGCGGATGCTTCGGCTGGCGCCGCGTCGAATGCTATCGGGCCGTATACGAGAAACGGCGAGTATGTGCATGGCACGCACCATGAAATCGGGTTTATTCCGAGCTATACGCTGCAGAGCGGGCGGTTCAAGGATACGAAGATCACGTTTATCGCGATGTATCACAAGTCGACGGCACACTATTCGGATCCGGATAATATGGAGTATCGGCTGGTGGTGAATGTACCGGTGAAGGTGTTCTGA
- the panE gene encoding 2-dehydropantoate 2-reductase, whose translation MRILVVGAGAVGGYFGGRLAQAGRDVTFLVREKRAEELRHFGLVIKSPRGDVTLRDVKTVLANQIAQPYDLVLLSCKAYNLDDAVESFASAVGESTMILPVLNGMRHIDVLKQRFGASKVLGGQCVIAATLNREREIVHLNDMHAIGFGELGGGLSERVQAVASAFDGAGFDSTASDNILQQMWEKWVFLATLAASTCLHRAAIGDVLKTPDGRRVIEGILAECKAVAAANGYAIGEASNARAQTILFADGSALTASMLRDIEGQSRIEADHIVGDLIARGGEAQKDGVLSLLRIAYSHLKAYEARLARLSA comes from the coding sequence ATGCGAATTCTCGTAGTGGGCGCGGGTGCCGTAGGCGGATACTTCGGCGGACGTCTTGCGCAGGCGGGTCGCGACGTGACGTTTCTCGTGCGTGAAAAGCGCGCGGAAGAACTGCGGCACTTCGGGCTCGTCATTAAAAGTCCGCGCGGCGATGTGACATTGCGCGACGTGAAGACCGTGCTCGCGAACCAGATCGCGCAGCCTTACGATCTCGTGCTGTTGAGCTGCAAAGCGTACAACCTGGACGATGCGGTTGAATCGTTTGCTTCCGCTGTCGGTGAATCGACGATGATCCTGCCCGTGCTGAACGGAATGCGTCATATCGATGTGCTCAAGCAGCGATTTGGCGCTTCGAAGGTACTGGGCGGGCAGTGCGTGATTGCCGCGACGCTCAATCGCGAGCGCGAGATCGTGCATCTGAACGACATGCATGCGATCGGCTTCGGTGAACTCGGTGGCGGACTGAGCGAGCGCGTGCAAGCGGTTGCGTCGGCGTTCGATGGTGCGGGCTTCGACTCGACGGCGTCCGACAACATCCTTCAGCAGATGTGGGAGAAGTGGGTTTTCCTCGCCACGCTTGCGGCCAGCACCTGTCTTCATCGTGCCGCGATTGGCGACGTTCTGAAGACACCGGACGGGCGCCGTGTGATCGAAGGCATATTGGCCGAATGCAAGGCGGTCGCGGCGGCGAACGGTTATGCCATCGGCGAGGCGTCCAATGCGCGTGCGCAGACCATTCTGTTTGCGGATGGCTCGGCGCTGACGGCGTCGATGCTGCGCGATATCGAAGGGCAGTCGCGGATAGAGGCCGATCATATCGTCGGCGATCTGATTGCGCGCGGCGGCGAGGCGCAGAAGGATGGCGTGTTGTCGCTGCTGCGTATCGCGTACAGCCATCTGAAAGCTTATGAGGCGAGGTTGGCGCGGTTATCCGCGTAA
- a CDS encoding acetyl-CoA C-acyltransferase, whose product MKARDIVIAHPVRTPIGAFGGSLKEVPAVQLGAAVVRETLRRGGLDAKALSSVVMGNVVQAGNKMNPARQAAIGGGVPVSVPALTVNRVCGSGAQAIVSAAQEIALGLGDVAVAGGMENMDRAPYLLESGRWGSRMGNAQVHDSMLRDGLVDAFSNEHSGWHTEDLVSKAELTRAAQDEWAARSQQRFAAAQERGVFDAELVAVEIAGRKGAVQFARDEQPRPDTTIETLAKLRPAFRPDGTITAGNAPGLNSGAAAMIVAGRDYAEAHGIEASARLVSFGIAAVEPGMFGLGPVPAVQIALERAGWKLGDVERVEINEAFAAVPLAVAQKLGLALDIVNVEGGAIAHGHPIGATGAVLTTRLIHSMRRDGLKRGIVTLCIGGGQGIALALEIV is encoded by the coding sequence ATGAAAGCTCGCGATATTGTGATTGCCCATCCCGTCCGCACGCCGATTGGCGCATTTGGCGGGTCGTTGAAAGAAGTGCCTGCCGTGCAGCTGGGCGCGGCTGTCGTGCGCGAGACGCTGCGGCGCGGCGGGCTCGATGCGAAGGCGTTGTCGTCGGTGGTGATGGGCAACGTCGTGCAGGCGGGGAACAAGATGAACCCTGCGCGCCAGGCGGCGATTGGCGGTGGCGTGCCCGTGTCGGTGCCCGCGCTGACGGTGAACCGCGTGTGCGGATCGGGTGCGCAGGCGATCGTGTCGGCGGCGCAGGAGATCGCGCTCGGACTTGGCGACGTGGCTGTCGCGGGCGGCATGGAGAACATGGACCGCGCGCCGTATCTGCTCGAAAGCGGACGCTGGGGCAGCCGCATGGGCAATGCGCAGGTGCATGACAGCATGCTGCGCGATGGTCTCGTCGATGCGTTCTCGAACGAACACTCCGGCTGGCACACGGAAGACCTCGTGAGCAAGGCCGAACTGACGCGCGCCGCACAGGACGAATGGGCGGCGCGCTCGCAGCAGCGCTTTGCTGCCGCGCAGGAGCGCGGTGTGTTCGACGCGGAACTGGTCGCCGTCGAAATCGCGGGGCGCAAGGGCGCGGTGCAGTTCGCGCGCGATGAGCAACCGCGTCCCGACACGACGATCGAGACGCTCGCGAAGCTGCGCCCCGCGTTTCGTCCCGATGGCACGATCACGGCGGGCAATGCGCCGGGCCTCAATAGCGGTGCGGCGGCGATGATCGTCGCGGGGCGCGACTATGCGGAGGCGCATGGCATTGAAGCGTCCGCGCGTCTGGTTTCGTTCGGCATTGCAGCCGTCGAGCCAGGCATGTTCGGCCTCGGTCCCGTGCCCGCTGTGCAGATCGCGCTCGAACGCGCGGGCTGGAAACTCGGTGATGTCGAACGTGTCGAGATCAACGAGGCGTTTGCCGCGGTGCCACTCGCCGTTGCGCAGAAGCTGGGGCTGGCGCTCGACATCGTCAATGTCGAAGGCGGCGCGATTGCGCATGGTCATCCTATCGGCGCGACGGGTGCGGTGCTCACGACGCGCCTCATCCATTCGATGCGCCGCGATGGCCTCAAGCGCGGCATTGTGACGTTGTGCATCGGCGGCGGGCAGGGCATTGCACTCGCGCTGGAAATCGTCTGA